Proteins encoded within one genomic window of Pristis pectinata isolate sPriPec2 chromosome 5, sPriPec2.1.pri, whole genome shotgun sequence:
- the rnf152 gene encoding E3 ubiquitin-protein ligase rnf152: METVSQDSQMECQICFNYYSPCRRPKLLDCRHTCCSVCLQQMRSSQKELTCPWCRSITKLSPSLSVSQLPDDPEIIAVISIPNVSDRTPVFIRLPTSGCYMVPLTVTKESALLPGEGGCRLLPGSQRKTVTAVLIPGEQQHQQRPLQSGPREDEEEEESREVVKTSTCSGVCTVLLVACVLLFLLGIVLHNMSCISKRFTAISCG; encoded by the coding sequence ATGGAGACCGTCTCTCAAGATTCCCAAATGGAATGCCAGATCTGCTTCAATTACTACAGTCCGTGTCGTCGGCCCAAGCTACTTGACTGCAGGCACACGTGCTGTTCGGTCTGCCTTCAACAGATGAGAAGCAGTCAGAAGGAGCTGACGTGCCCCTGGTGTCGAAGTATCACCAAGCTCTCTCCCAGCTTGTCTGTATCTCAGCTGCCCGACGACCCAGAAATAATCGCTGTGATCAGCATCCCCAATGTCTCGGACCGCACCCCAGTCTTCATCAGGCTCCCGACCAGTGGTTGCTACATGGTCCCACTGACTGTTACCAAGGAGAGCGCTCTGTTGCCAGGAGAAGGGGGTTGTCGACTGTTGCCGGGAAGCCAGCGGAAGACTGTGACTGCTGTTTTGATCCCTGGGGAGCAGCAGCACCAGCAACGTCCTTTGCAAAGTGGACCGAGGGAAGacgaggaagaggaggaaagcaGGGAAGTTGTGAAGACCTCCACCTGCTCAGgggtttgcactgtactgcttgtGGCTTGtgtcctcctgttcctacttGGTATCGTGCTGCATaacatgtcttgcatatcgaAGCGATTCACTGCTATCTCTTGTGGCTGA